One window of the Micromonas commoda chromosome 9, complete sequence genome contains the following:
- a CDS encoding histone deacetylase (Predicted Class I RPD3 type histone deacetylase protein. ChromDB ID: HDA20103; Rpd3/HDA1 superfamily), whose protein sequence is MAPSKDRICYFYDSDVGTSYYGNNHPMKPHRLAMTHHLVLSYDLHRRMEVYRPRRSYPVEMTQYHAEDYVEFLSRITPDTASEHMQSMQRFNLGEDCPIFDGLFDFCKLYTGGSIDGAVRLNHGMSDIAINWSGGLHHAKKAEASGFCYINDLVLAILELLKHHARVVYIDIDIHHGDGVEEAFYMTDRVMCVSFHKYGDLFFPGTGGLNDIGKNAGKYYSVNVPLRDGIHDDGFQDIFQTVMQKVMDVYRPGAIVLQCGADSLAADRLGCFNLSLDGHADCVKFMKKFGVPLLVTGGGGYTKSNVSRCWTNETAVLLDRKLPKDIPEHDFYYEYYADQDYKLKVEPTNYIENLNNKTYVHEVKKEVMENLRAIEHAPGVAMHEVPPDSMIPEFDEDDLNYDERYGGQFGLDKIVDRDDEYYDGDKDQDR, encoded by the coding sequence TCTGGTGCTGTCCTATGACCTGCACCGGCGGATGGAGGTGTACCGCCCTCGGCGCTCCTACCCGGTCGAGATGACCCAGTACCACGCCGAGGATTACGTCGAGTTCCTTTCGCGCATCACGCCGGACACCGCGAGTGAGCACATGCAGAGCATGCAGCGGttcaacctcggcgaggattGCCCGATCTTCGACGGGCTCTTCGACTTTTGCAAGCTGTACACCGGCGGGagcatcgacggcgccgtgcgccTGAACCACGGGATGAGCGACATCGCGATCAACTGGAGCGGCGGGTTGCACcacgcgaagaaggcggaggcttCGGGGTTCTGCTACATCAACGATCTCGTCCTCGcgatcctcgagctcctcaagCATCACGCCCGAGTCGTGTACATAGACATCGACATTCACCACGGAGACGGAGTGGAGGAAGCCTTCTACATGACCGACAGGGTCATGTGCGTCTCGTTCCACAAGTACGGCGACTTGTTCTTCCCGGGAACCGGCGGCTTGAACGACATAGGCAAGAACGCGGGCAAGTACTACTCCGTCAACGTGCCGCTGAGGGACGGCAtccacgacgacgggttTCAGGACATCTTCCAGACGGTGATGCAGAAGGTCATGGACGTGTACAGGCCGGGCGCGATCGTGCTGCAGTGCGGCGCGGACTCGTTGGCCGCGGATAGGCTCGGGTGCTTCAACCTGTCCCTGGACGGCCACGCCGACTGCGTCAAGTTCATGAAGAAGTTTGGCGTGCCGCTGCTCGTCACCGGGGGTGGCGGATACACGAAATCCAACGTGAGCCGGTGCTGGACCAACGAGACGGCTGTGCTGTTGGACCGCAAGCTGCCCAAGGACATCCCGGAGCACGACTTCTACTACGAGTACTACGCGGACCAGGACTACAAGCTCAAGGTTGAGCCCACGAACTACATCGAGAATCTGAACAACAAGACGTATGTGCACGAGGTGAAGAAGGAGGTTATGGAGAATTTGCGAGCCATCGAGCACGCGCCCGGGGTGGCGATGCACGAGGTGCCGCCGGACTCGATGATACCGGagttcgacgaggacgatttGAACTACGACGAGAGGTACGGGGGGCAGTTCGGTCTCGACAAGATCGTCGACAGGGACGACGAGTACTACGACGGGGACAAGGACCAAGATCGCTGA
- a CDS encoding predicted protein, which produces MRRVGRLVRDLGLRARAARGARAPPPSAGGASRPAIRGAGGVGPVGTPTARSSAAVVLSMGFAASSIVAAAVGVASMDDDAAQQQTAFGENVSVDPATLRRLAADVVGADSDDVGSVDVERRRARALRILARVTLFLDHHDAIVAVPEVVDALIRCLERGAVVAIDDDDDDKRHDTVGPASTADAIRCLADLAKEPAVREAICASPGALVALAAAMDLTRWEPRRRTAGKGASSSSSAQLADVPGTAGVVHATRLAAELAGDPTAHAALIRADVPAAVVRAGRTRGGALGAIRRRLGALTARVIGRRQLIADGEKDAKARRSETTRNVAAFAYNLVSSSSVGREAFIATDGGLEWCRARALAQKDRVAHRYAVGALAVLAANSLKVTENRRGRLDPLSLRLALEAAVVGGLRSGDSQAACFACGMLREVAREGDEPTRRFVASLGAAGALLRLLGASEVCPGVSGWAAEEEVAGAPDASAAGRIRRRQRKGDDGARACALRALEAFALVRPPTSALRWSVLKAKNGLAVLAETADGTNGESASVRKLASDVLAALGK; this is translated from the coding sequence ATGCGCCGGGTGGGACGGCTGGTCAGGGACCTCGGGTTAcgcgcccgggcggcgcggggcgctcgtgcgcctccgccgtcagCCGGCGGCGCATCGCGGCCGGCGATCCGCGGAGCCGGTGGCGTCGGGCCGGTGGGCACCCCGACCGCGAgatccagcgcggcggtggtcctCTCGATgggcttcgcggcgtcgtccatcgtcgccgcggcagtcggcgtcgcctcgatggacgacgacgccgcgcagcagcagACGGCATTCGGCGAGAACGTCTCCgtcgacccggcgacgcTGAGGcgactcgcggcggacgtcgtgggcgccgattccgacgacgtcggatctgtcgacgtcgagcggagacgcgcgagggcgctccGCATCCTCGCGAGGGTCACCCTCTTCTTAGACCAccacgacgccatcgtcgccgtcccggaggtggtcgacgcgctcatccggtgcctcgagcgcggcgccgtcgtcgcgatcgacgacgacgacgacgacaagcgCCACGACACCGTCGgacccgcgtccaccgccgacgcgatccgATGCCTCGCGGACCTGGCGAAGGAAccggcggtgcgcgaggccatctgcgcgtcgcccggcgccctcgtcgcgctcgccgccgcgatggacctCACCCGATGGGAACCCCGGCGGAGAACCGCGGGGaagggcgcgtcgtcgtcgtcgtctgcaCAGCTGGCGGATGTTcccggcacagctggcgtcgtccacgcgactcggctcgccgcggagctcgcgggcgatccgacggcgcacgccgcgctcatccgcgcggacgtgcccgccgctgtcgtccgcgcgggacgcactcgcggcggcgcgctgggcgcgatccggcgtcggctcggcgccctcaCGGCGCGGGTCATCGGTCGCCGAcagctcatcgccgacgggGAAAAAGACGCAAAGGCGCGCCGCTCGGAGACTACTCgcaacgtcgcggcgttcgcgtatAACCTcgtctcgagctcctccgtcggacgcgaggcgttcatcgcgacggacgggggGTTGGAGTGgtgccgcgcccgcgcgttggCGCAGAAGGACCGCGTGGCGCACAGgtacgccgtcggcgcgctcgccgtcctcgccgcaaACTCTCTGAAAGTTACGGAAAACCGACGCGGCCGACTGGACCCGCTGTCGCTTCGACTCGCGCttgaggcggcggtggtgggcgGGCTTCGTTCGGGCGACTCCCAGGCGGCGTGTTTCGCGTGCGGGATGCTTCGCGAGGTGGCGCGGGAAGGGGACGAGCCGACGCGTCGGTTCGTCGcttcgctcggcgcggcgggggcgctgCTTCGGCTGCTCGGGGCTTCGGAAGTGTGTCCGGGTGTGTCCGGGtgggccgcggaggaggaggtcgcggGGGCtcccgacgcctccgcggccggGAGGATAAGGCGACGGCAACggaagggcgacgacggcgcgagggcgtgcgcGCTGCGGGCGTTGGAGGCGTTCGCGTTGGTccggccgccgacgagcgcgctgCGCTGGTCGGTGCTCAAGGCTAAAAACGGTCTCGCGGTTttggcggagacggcggacggGACGAACGGAGAGTCGGCGAGCGTTCGCAAGTTGGCGTccgacgtgctcgccgcgctggggAAGTAG
- a CDS encoding predicted protein → MPSIWRPNVRVSLDENGEVEDAEKGGEELAKKGTKRKGAPYTKGPCEHGVKPRSRCKVCGACPHGKQRSRCKECGGSGICEHGRVRSLCKECGGSRICEHGRRRYECKACGGSQICEHGRERCRCKECGGGSICEHGRQRYRCKECGGSSICEHGRQRYRCKECGGSQICKHGRERSKCKECGGSQICEHGRERCRCKECGGGSICEHGRQRSQCKECGGSAICEHGRHRSYCKECGGSAFCEHGRQRSQCKECGGSQICEHGRIRSKCKECGGGSICEHGRMRSQCRECGGGSICEHGRRRSRCKECGGPRISTPP, encoded by the coding sequence atGCCGTCGATTTGGCGACCGAACGTGAGAGTGTCCCTCGACGAGAACGGTGAAGTTGAGGACGCGGAAAAGGGGGGAGAGGAGTTGGCGAAGaaggggacgaagcggaagGGAGCCCCTTACACGAAGGGGccgtgcgagcacggggtgaagccTCGGTCGCGGTGCAAGGTGTGCGGCGCTTGTCCCCACGGGAAGCAGCGCTCTcgatgcaaggagtgcggtgggtctggaatctgcgagcacggtcgtgtgcGCTCtctgtgcaaggagtgcggtgggtctagaatctgcgagcacggtcgtcggcgctatGAGTGCAAggcgtgcggcgggtctcaaatctgcgagcacggtcgtgagcgctgtaggtgcaaggagtgcggtgggggctcaatttgcgagcacggtcgtcagcgctatcggtgcaaggagtgcggtgggtcatcaatctgcgagcacggtcgtcagcgctatcggtgcaaggagtgcggtgggtctcaaatctgcaagcacggtcgtgagcgctctaagtgcaaggagtgtggtggctctcaaatctgcgagcacggtcgtgagcgctgtaggtgcaaggagtgcggtgggggctcaatttgcgagcacggtcgtcagcgctctcagtgcaaggagtgcggcgggtctgcaatctgcgagcacggtcgtcatcGCTcttactgcaaggagtgcggtgggtctgctttctgcgagcacggtcgtcagcgctctcagtgcaaggagtgcggtgggtctcaaatctgcgagcacggtcgtatacgctctaagtgcaaggagtgcggtggtggctcaatctgcgagcatgGTCGTATGCGCTCTCAGTGCAGGGAGTGTGGTGGGGGttcaatctgcgagcacggtcgtcggcgctctcggtgcaaggagtgcggtgggcCTAGAATCTCCACTCCGCCGTGA
- a CDS encoding Drug/Metabolite transporter superfamily (drug/metabolite), producing the protein MVSSQTEAIGVTAAAFTPLLGALGLFIWNKVWTGDAYTLNLVKCSVGSLGFVFMGLCTRGATWLGGADDVAVFWLIVSSFVGIVIGDNLWLHSLSVLGARRVILIDILKPFIALIFAHLLLFEGIGYATVLGMCITLAGVLTVALEREGDAKERTDGRGESPGGESPGTVELSDVAADDGSELLPADSPRSGRDDVTGVTAVTAASTTEAVASSALRDSRMRWGYVAAALNVAFDTWGTVLTKEHGVGLNTWEINVVRFGFAALALALGAVFRAYAQPRIHAAMRRRRENEPDFDDVEDGGRRRARGWHGVKPGGSNAFRLPDLTRSQWGQVLVGIMFTTFLAPGLGNFALFKVPSLAVFSTLMCVGPIYALPLGYLIKGEEVSARAVGGSVLAVVGVIPMFFWDHIIA; encoded by the coding sequence atggTGTCCTCGCAGACGGAGGCGATCGGCGTGacagccgcggcgttcaccccgctcctcggcgcgctcggtctGTTCATCTGGAACAAGGTCtggacgggcgacgcgtacACGCTCAACCTCGTGAAATGCAGCGTCGGTTCTCTGGGCTTCGTCTTCATGGGTCTGTGCACCAGGGGCGCGACgtggctcggcggcgccgacgacgtcgcagTCTTCTGGCTCATCGTGTCGTCATTCGTCGGGATCGTCATCGGGGACAACCTCTGGCTCCACTCGCTCTCCGTGCTGGGCGCCAGACGGGTCATACTGATCGACATACTGAAACCCTTCATCGCGCTGATCTTCGCGCACCTGCTGCTGTTCGAGGGGATCGGCTACGCCACCGTCCTGGGCATGTGCAtcaccctcgcgggcgtcctgaccgtcgcgctggaacgcgagggcgacgcgaaggagcgaACGGACGGGcgtggtgagtcaccgggcggtgagtcaccgggtaCGGTGGAGCTatccgacgtcgccgcggacgacggctcCGAGCTTCTCCCAGCCGACTCGCCCAGGAGCGGTCGAGACGACGTAACGGGCGTAACGGCCGTGAcggccgcgtccacgacggaagcggtcgcctcgagcgcgctgCGCGACAGCAGGATGAGGTGGgggtacgtcgccgcggcgttgaacGTGGCGTTTGATACGTGGGGAACCGTTCTTACAAAGGAGCACGGCGTGGGTCTGAACACGTGGGAGATCAACGTGGTTCGCTTCGGGTTCGCGGCGTTAgcgctggcgctcggcgcggtgttTCGCGCGTACGCGCAGCCGCGCATTcacgcggcgatgcggaggcggcgagagAACGAGCCGGACtttgacgacgtcgaggacggcgggcggaggcgggctCGGGGTTGGCACGGGGTAAAGCCCGGCGGGAGCAACGCGTTTCGGCTTCCGGATCTGACTCGCTCTCAGTGGGGACAGGTGCTCGTGGGGATCATGTTCACGACGTTTTTGGCGCCGGGGTTGGGGAACTTCGCGCTGTTCAAGGTTCCCAGCCTGGCGGTGTTCAGCACCTTGATGTGCGTAGGGCCCATCTACGCGTTGCCGCTGGGGTACCTGATCAAAGGGGAAGAGGTCAGCGCCAGGGCGGTCGGTGGAAGCGTCTTGGCGGTCGTCGGGGTGATCCCGATGTTCTTTTGGGACCACATCATAGCCTAG
- a CDS encoding predicted protein, producing MFLPEDYPNSVSDDYAAFQAWDTAQGLSSYVRGSLTTKALLEGVGVGATGATAASAAAQFIARDMCGMVGGLVFTLAKGRHLDAEAKQWRLFADLANNVGMAMELAAPLANDRWWFLALACAGSVARSLCGCAAGATRAALTQHFARARNAADIAAKEGSQETAVTLVGMSLGVAVTTSTDGKTAWQWAVFVALTVAHVYCNVRAVRSLVIDSLNRERVVRLLARY from the coding sequence ATGTTCCTTCCGGAGGACTACCCAAACTCCGTCAGCGACGATTACGCGGCGTTTCAGGCTTGGGACACCGCGCAGGGTCTCTCCTCTTACGTCCGGGGATCGTTAACGACCAAGGCTCTGTtggagggcgtcggcgtaggagccaccggcgccaccgcggcgagcgcggcggcgcagttcATCGCGCGGGACATGTGCGGCATGGTCGGCGGGCTCGTCTTCACGCTCGCAAAGGGACgccacctcgacgcggaggcgaagcAGTGGCGGCTcttcgccgacctcgccaaCAACGTCGGCATGGCGATGGAGCTtgcggcgccgctcgccaaCGATCGCTGGTGGTTTCTCGCGTTGGCGTGCGCGGGAAGCGTGGCGAGAAGCCTCTgcgggtgcgccgcgggggcgacgcgcgcggcgctgacccAACActtcgcgcgggcgcggaacgccgcggacatcgccgcgaaggaggggTCCCAGGAGACCGCAGTCACCCTCGTCGGCATGTCGCTCGGAgtcgcggtgacgacgtcgacggatgGGAAAACCGCGTGGCAGTGGGCGGTGttcgtcgcgctcaccgtcgcgcACGTGTACTGCAACGTTCGCGCGGTGCGGAGCCTGGTGATCGACTCGCTgaaccgcgagcgcgtcgtgcggCTGCTCGCGAGATAC
- a CDS encoding predicted protein — protein MASTHTSVAFNAANPAARRGVASSSPSRPIPIRPKHNRHRWSSSPSSARRPDVVARAVATAEPDAEFRAAASGEWEGHRVYFDAQGAPQLLPDRVVPPAFKEYGVDLVDWQSQCAMNVTAEDGMYARELRFLPTQGCEADASTVESEEIRTVPLARVTPASNASGLAPGSFSSDTGDFPRSNDDNDAEPVTVEHCVGIDTVKKDGDVSRARVRVQQTIEGRDADVTGVCAWKEFYYEPFANAKSLCASCGGPNKWGEYPPRTQAEYVGPEWEGDAWDGFNGDGGDVVMLPSGVWCERCENDLGGVTLSAGWLVPDREAAYLPPVRDVDTHLVSVRVYDGEGKLAETRFIKRTRKPAA, from the coding sequence ATGGCGTCAACGCACACGTCGGTCGCTTTCAACGCGgcgaaccccgccgcccgtcgcggcgtcgcctcctcctctccgtcgcgccccatCCCGATCCGCCCGAAACACAATCGGCACCGAtggtcatcgtcgccgtcatccgcgcgtcgccccgacgtcgtcgcccgcgccgtcgcgaccgcggagCCGGACGCCGAattccgcgccgccgcatccggcGAATGGGAGGGCCACCGCGTCTACTTCGACGCACAGGGCGCGCCCCAGCTCCTCCCCGACCGAGTCGTCCCGCCCGCGTTCAAGGAGTACGGCGTGGACCTCGTGGACTGGCAGTCGCAGTGCGCGATGAACGTgacggcggaggacgggATGTACGCCAGGGAGCTGCGTTTCCTGCCCACGCAGGGGtgcgaggcggacgccagcACGGTGGAGTCCGAGGAGATCCGAACCGTGCCCCTCGCCCGGGTGACGCCCGCGTCAAACGCATCCGGGCTCGCGCCCGGTTCCTTCTCATCCGACACCGGAGACTTTCCACGCTCGAACGACGACAACGACGCCGAACCCGTCACCGTGGAGCACTGCGTCGGCATCGACACCGTCAAGAAGGACGGTGACgtgtcgcgggcgcgggtcagGGTCCAGCAGACGatcgagggacgcgacgcggacgtgaccGGCGTGTGCGCGTGGAAGGAGTTTTATTACGAACCCTTCGCAAACGCGAAATCGCTTTGCGCTTCGTGCGGCGGGCCCAACAAGTGGGGAGAGTACCCACCGCGTACACAGGCCGAGTACGTCGGACCGGAGTGGGAAGGCGACGCGTGGGACGGGTTTAACGGGGATggaggcgacgtcgtcatgCTTCCGAGCGGGGTGTGGTGCGAGCGATGCGAGaacgacctcggcggcgtcacgCTCAGCGCGGGATGGCTGGTGCCGGACAGGGAGGCGGCGTACCTGCCTCCCGTGCGCGACGTGGACACGCACCTGGTGTCGGTCAGGGTTTACGACGGCGAAGggaagctcgcggagacCAGGTTCATAAAGCGAACCAGAAAGCCCGCCGCGTGA
- a CDS encoding predicted protein, whose protein sequence is MGWPSFGAPRLPVRRARGPRGFEDANPKKADGRRSCERARVARSGPGGRPRHTRHTRRAGRFGESRTPMTKTVTCISLAVLALLASAVAPTLAIGGNPRAHRSSSVLLGNGMHVDMSRTPSPLTTSLVFSGADSLRGSRHVLRQELQGFPDSDAPRGRPESDEGGPARRSALEVAAEGLFDVFGFEVGASASFDPLCEFVNPLLPVEDQLECGQGVDEDEEPAPYEDEYGEYEA, encoded by the exons ATGGGGTGGCCCTCGTTCGgtgcgccgaggctgccggttcgacgcgcgcgcggcccaCGAGGCTTCGAGGACGCGAATCCGAAAAAGGCTGATGGGCGGCGAAGCTGCGAGAGGGCCCGAGTCGCGCGCAGTGGTCCAGGAGGTCGTCCCCGCCACACCCGCcacacccgccgcgccggccgtTTCGGTGAGAGTCGAACGCCGATGACGAAAACCGTTACTTGTATTTCGCTCGCGGTGCTGGCGCTGCTCGCCTCGGCCGTCGCCCCGACGCTCGCCATCGGCGGCAACCCCAGGGCGCACAGGTCCTCGTCCGTGCTCCTCGGCAACGGCATGCACGTGGACATGTCGAgaaccccgtcgccgctcacCACCTCGCTCGTGTTCAGCGGCGCCGACTCGCTTCGAGGCTCGCGACACGTCCTCCGCCAGGAGCTCCAGGGCTTCCCCGATTcggacgccccgcgcggacgccccgagtcggacgagggcggaccggcgcggcgttcggccctggaggtggccgcggagGGTCTCTTCGACGTGTTCGGGTTCGAGGTTGGCG cgtcggcgtcgttcgacCCCCTGTGCGAGTTCGTCAACCCGCTGCTTCCCGTGGAGGACCAGCTCGAGTGCGGCCAAGGAgtcgacgaagacgaggagCCGGCGCCATACGAGGACGAGTACGGCGAGTACGAGGCGTAG
- a CDS encoding predicted protein produces the protein MASLCRASVVASAPVRAANRDRRTRASAVPAPRRLKISDDSTRRGDACVTRATKETYASFDDMIERSPVPVLVDFYATWCGPCQMLSRDVLPKVAGAVGKDRVKLVKINTEKYPNIASKYKVEALPTIMLFKEGKVADRIEGMPNAPQLIDRLLYFLQ, from the exons atggcgtccctCTGCCGCGCCTCagtcgtcgcgagcgcgcccgtgcgcgccgcgaaccgcgaccggcgaacccgcgcctccgccgtgcCCGCACCCCGCCGACTGAAAATATCTGACGattcgacgcgtcgcggggatGCGTGCGTGACTCGCGCGACGAAGGAAACGTACGCGTCTTTCGACGACATGATCGAGCGATCGCCCGTGCCCGTGCTCGTGGATTTCTACGCCACGTGGTGCGGGCCGTGCCAGATGCTCTCGCGCGACGTCTTGCCCAAAGTCGCGGGGGCCGTGGGCAAGGACAGGGTGAAGCTGGTG AAGATAAACACGGAAAAATACCCCAACATCGCCTCGAAATACAAGGTGGAGGCGCTCCCGACGATCATGCTGTTCAAGGAGGGGAAGGTGGCGGACAGGATAGAGGGCATGCCAAACGCGCCGCAGCTCATCGACAGGCTGCTCTACTTCCTCCAGTAG
- a CDS encoding predicted protein — MAAGDAPGMREDDAVSFSGDEDIDGSMDAGCIDAEDVAALLDDREAAAPDETLSLATIARRNLPDDFLELAEPEAIARAVAKLDQVRLDRCRLASFVGGVSVEVRRASFANVTALYLQHNRLTSTRGVDGETLPRLRFLALQGNRLRAVAELGTLRHLALLDLSENPNLSRLDELVSAMPSSMRFLSCAGCGCAADGDYRAALVASLPRLKKLDGVDVTGRERDDAMAAFGEDEDEGEREGEGEDEGNRGDRTRSSGGGARRERRSAAKAVGWSSARNESTAASSSFGDAARSREIRAMLPMLEDPEMLVDAMGAAVRSLALDAVGEMDARADDVRSNARNARATRDDDADLTMEARVRAARRRQDASITEAGTMMPFDEFAGPEVL, encoded by the coding sequence AtggccgccggtgacgcgccaGGGATgcgcgaagacgacgcggTGTCCTTCTCCGGAGACGAAGATATAGACGGATCGATGGACGCCGGGtgcatcgacgccgaggacgtcgcggccctcctcgacgatcgcgaggcggccgcgcccgacgagaCCCTCTCGCTCGCCACGATCGCGCGACGCAACCTCCCCGACGACTTTCTCGAACTCGCCGAGCcggaggccatcgcgcgggccgtcgccaagctcgacCAGGTGCGTCTGGACCGATGCAGGCTCGCCtcgttcgtcggcggcgtgtccGTCGAGGTGCGCAGGGCGTCCTTCGCcaacgtcaccgcgctctACCTCCAGCACAATCGACTGACGTCCACGCGAGGGGTGGACGGAGAGACGCTGCCGAGACTTCGCTTCCTCGCGCTGCAGGGCAACAggcttcgcgccgtcgccgagctcggcaccctccgtcacctggcgctcctcgaccTGTCGGAAAACCCGAACCTGAGCCggctggacgagctcgtgaGTGCCatgccgtcgtcgatgaggTTCCTATCGTGCGCGGGGTGCGGATgcgcggcggatggggactatcgcgccgcgctcgtcgcgtcgctgccGCGGCTCAAGAAACTGGACGGGGTGGACGTGACGGGGCGCGAAcgagacgacgcgatggcggcgttcggcgaggacgaggacgagggggagagggagggggagggggaggacgAGGGGAACCGGGGCGACCGAACGAggtcgtcgggcggcggagctcggcgagaacGACGTTCGGCGGCGAAAGCAGTCGGTTGGTCCTCCGCGAGGAACGAgtcgacggccgcgtcgtcgtccttcggcgacgccgctcgaTCTCGCGAGATACGAGCTATGCTCCCGATGCTCGAGGACCCCGAGatgctcgtcgacgcgatgggaGCCGCGGTGAGGTCGCTGGCGTTGGACGCGGTTGGGGAGAtggacgctcgcgccgacgacgttcgaTCCAACGCGAGaaacgcgcgggcgacgcgcgacgacgacgccgacttGACGATGGAAGCGAGGGtcagggcggcgcgacggaggcagGACGCGTCGATTACAGAGGCGGGGACGATGATGCCGTTCGACGAGTTCGCGGGACCGGAGGTACTGTAG
- the XAB1 gene encoding predicted protein (XPA (DNA repair protein)-binding GTPase homolog): MSDAEVECQPCDPAPETQELPSSAAAGPGPITDADMEKMPSVCIVIGMAGSGKTSLMQRINAYQHTKGEVPYIVNLDPAVGKLPYEANIDIQDTVNYKEVMKEYNLGPNGGILTAANLFATRFDQVVGLCEKRAADIDHVFVDTPGQIEIFTWSASGAIVTESFASTFPTCVLFVVDTPRAQNPQAFMSNMLQAVSILYKTRLPMVVVFNKIDVVRHEQMLEWMDDFEKFHEVVDQDKSFASDLSRSLSLVLDEFYKTLRRAGVSAMSGEGMEELFDAIGRCRKDYLAEYWPDLRRRKEKLKAEDEKRRADALERMRRDLKSGGERVVLDMERLKVNEAVLAADEPPAPGSELD, translated from the coding sequence AtgtccgacgcggaggtggagtGCCAGCCGTGCGACCCGGCCCCGGAAACCCAGGAGCTcccatcctccgccgcggcgggccccGGACCAATCACGGACGCGGACATGGAGAAGATGCCCTCCGTCTGCATCGTCATCGGCATGGCGGGCAGCGGCAAGACCTCGCTCATGCAGCGCATCAACGCCTACCAGCACACCAAGGGCGAGGTCCCGTACATCGTCAACCTCGACCCGGCGGTGGGTAAGCTCCCGTACGAGGCGAACATCGACATTCAGGACACGGTCAACTACAAGGAGGTGATGAAGGAGTACAACCTCGGGCCCAACGGCGGGATCCTGACCGCCGCCAACCTGTTCGCCACGCGCTTCGATCAGGTCGTCGGCCTGTGCGAGAAACGTGCCGCGGACATCGACCACGTGTTCGTGGACACCCCAGGTCAGATTGAGATCTTCACGTGGTCGGCGTCTGGCGCCATCGTCACCgagtcgttcgcgtcgacgttccCGACGTGCGTGCTGTTCGTGGTTGACACCCCGAGGGCGCAGAACCCGCAGGCGTTCATGAGCAACATGCTGCAGGCGGTGAGCATCCTGTACAAGACGCGTCTGCCGATGGTTGTGGTGTTCAACAAGATCGACGTCGTGCGGCACGAGCAGATGCTGGAGTGGATGGACGATTTCGAAAAGTTTCACGAGGTGGTGGACCAGGACAAATCGTTCGCCTCCGACCTCTCCCGCTCGCTGTCCCTGGTGCTGGACGAGTTTTATAAGACTTtgaggcgcgcgggcgtgagCGCCATGAGCGGCGAGGGCATGGAGGAGCTCTTCGACGCCATCGGGCGGTGCCGGAAAGATTACCTCGCCGAGTACTGGCCGGATCTGCGGCGACGGAAggagaagctcaaggcggaggacgagaagcgcagggcggacgcgctggagAGGATGCGCCGGGACCTGAAGTCGGGCGGGGAGCGCGTGGTTCTCGACATGGAGAGGCTCAAGGTGAACGAGGCGGTCctggcggcggacgagccgcccgcgccgggctccGAGCTCGATTAG